One segment of Bradyrhizobium sp. CB2312 DNA contains the following:
- a CDS encoding IS630 family transposase, with protein sequence MANAGERGRPIAPLVLSPPERAYLERQVRRHRVARSLSERCRAILRCADGLPSKSVAVELGLHEHTVGKWRRRFLKDRCDGLLDEARPGRPRTINDDQVAEVIERTLRTTPPDATHWSIRSMAAETGFSHTTIRRMWTAFGLQPHRSQTFKLSSDPLFVDKVRDIVGLYLSPPNRALVLSVDEKSQIQALDREQPVLPMMPGVPERRTHSYVRHGTTSLFAALDVASGFVIGKCYKRHRAVEFLKFLKEIDAQVPEGIDVHIVMDNYATHKTPKIKAWLARRPHYHVHFTPTSASWINQVERWFAELTRKQIQRGVHTSVRQLEADIRTFIDLHNKNPKPFKWTKSADQILASVKRFCHKAQQTLCGEL encoded by the coding sequence GTGGCGAATGCAGGTGAGCGAGGCCGGCCGATCGCGCCGTTGGTGCTTAGTCCGCCGGAGCGGGCGTACTTGGAGAGACAAGTTCGTCGTCATCGCGTTGCCCGATCGCTATCTGAGCGCTGCCGCGCGATCCTGCGGTGTGCGGATGGCTTGCCAAGCAAGTCTGTGGCTGTCGAACTCGGCCTCCACGAACACACCGTCGGCAAGTGGCGCCGCCGATTTTTGAAGGATCGCTGTGATGGCCTGCTTGACGAGGCCCGCCCGGGCCGCCCTCGAACCATCAACGACGATCAGGTTGCTGAGGTAATTGAGCGGACATTGCGTACAACGCCACCCGACGCGACGCACTGGTCGATCCGCTCAATGGCTGCGGAAACTGGCTTTTCCCACACCACGATCCGCCGAATGTGGACGGCGTTCGGCCTGCAGCCGCACCGCAGCCAGACATTCAAGCTGTCGAGCGACCCGCTGTTCGTCGACAAGGTCCGCGATATCGTCGGCCTTTACCTTTCCCCACCGAACCGAGCCCTTGTCCTCAGTGTCGATGAGAAAAGCCAGATCCAGGCCCTGGATCGCGAGCAGCCGGTCCTGCCGATGATGCCGGGCGTACCGGAACGGCGCACGCACAGCTATGTGCGGCATGGTACGACCTCGCTGTTTGCCGCGCTCGATGTCGCCTCTGGATTCGTCATCGGCAAATGCTACAAGCGCCACCGGGCAGTCGAGTTCTTGAAGTTCCTCAAAGAGATCGACGCTCAAGTCCCTGAAGGGATCGATGTCCATATCGTCATGGACAACTACGCCACTCACAAAACACCCAAGATCAAAGCGTGGCTCGCCCGTCGGCCGCATTATCATGTCCACTTCACGCCGACTTCCGCGTCATGGATCAATCAGGTCGAACGCTGGTTCGCTGAGCTCACCCGAAAGCAGATCCAGCGAGGTGTTCACACCTCCGTCAGGCAGCTCGAGGCCGACATCCGTACCTTCATCGACCTGCACAACAAAAATCCCAAGCCCTTCAAATGGACCAAGTCCGCAGACCAGATTTTGGCTTCCGTCAAACGCTTCTGCCACAAAGCCCAGCAGACTTTATGTGGCGAACTTTAG
- a CDS encoding co-chaperone GroES, giving the protein MKFRPLHDRVVVKRIDAEEKTAGGLIIPDTAKEKPSQGEVVAVGPGGRDEAGKLIPIDLKVGDRALFGKWSGTEVKIDGQELLIMKESDIMGVLTEVASKKKAA; this is encoded by the coding sequence ATGAAATTCCGTCCCCTTCACGACCGCGTCGTGGTCAAGCGCATCGACGCAGAAGAGAAGACCGCTGGCGGCCTCATCATTCCCGACACTGCCAAGGAAAAGCCCTCCCAGGGCGAAGTCGTCGCCGTTGGCCCGGGTGGCCGCGACGAAGCCGGCAAGCTGATCCCGATCGACTTGAAGGTCGGTGATCGCGCGCTGTTCGGCAAGTGGTCAGGCACCGAGGTCAAGATCGACGGCCAGGAACTGCTGATCATGAAGGAGAGCGACATCATGGGCGTTCTCACCGAGGTGGCTTCCAAGAAGAAGGCCGCCTAG
- a CDS encoding GntR family transcriptional regulator codes for MTKSTARKPKSATNVLRAAAAEAPKRLRSDGNVTETTYRKLLDLIETRQLTPGEVIEERRLALRLKVSRTPLRAGISRLLGEGRLEQLSNGSVIVRNIGIAELLELIHLRLILESEAASLAATRIGLDVLQPIKASLEKILSTAEVTKAKHWTLDDEIHDQIASHCGNRSLATLIGETRRKIRMCNVERRPERLLPACREHLAIVDAIIKRDAVVARHAMIQHLTNVRQGMLETFGIFLPDSHS; via the coding sequence GTGACGAAGTCGACCGCGCGCAAGCCAAAATCCGCAACAAACGTTCTGCGCGCGGCTGCGGCGGAGGCACCGAAGCGTCTGCGGTCGGATGGTAACGTCACCGAAACGACCTATCGGAAGCTTCTGGACTTGATTGAAACACGGCAACTTACGCCCGGCGAGGTCATCGAGGAGCGACGGCTTGCGCTTCGCCTCAAGGTGTCGCGCACTCCGCTACGTGCCGGAATCAGCCGTCTGCTCGGCGAGGGCAGGCTGGAGCAGCTTTCGAATGGCTCGGTGATCGTTCGCAACATCGGTATCGCCGAGCTCCTCGAGTTGATTCATCTGCGCCTCATTCTGGAAAGCGAGGCGGCCTCGCTTGCTGCAACGCGTATCGGCCTTGATGTGCTGCAACCGATCAAGGCTAGCCTGGAGAAGATCCTGTCCACCGCCGAGGTCACCAAAGCCAAGCACTGGACGCTGGATGACGAGATTCACGACCAGATTGCGAGCCACTGCGGCAACCGCTCTCTCGCCACGCTGATCGGAGAGACCCGCCGCAAGATCAGGATGTGCAATGTGGAGCGCCGTCCCGAGCGGTTGTTGCCCGCGTGTCGCGAACACCTCGCGATCGTCGATGCCATCATCAAGCGAGACGCAGTAGTGGCGCGCCACGCGATGATCCAGCATCTGACCAACGTCCGCCAGGGGATGTTGGAAACGTTCGGGATTTTCTTACCCGACAGCCACAGCTGA
- the nagA gene encoding N-acetylglucosamine-6-phosphate deacetylase — protein MDQAGSVSLTIAAHHIFDGTDMRGPGSVRISQGRIESIGFDEAAGASIRLPRHAILAPGFIDIQVNGGGGVLLNDQPTEAGVRRIVEAHRKAGTTGCLPTLITDRPEVIERLAVAARGCLDIPGVLGFHLEGPALNRSRKGIHPEAEIRVPDRRDLAAIKSFGDRGRSIVTLAPECVPASMIDELIGAGLRIAAGHSDATAAEIGQAVDRGVSGVTHLFNAMSQLNAREPGLVGVALEDDRLFAGIICDGIHVDRAGLRIAFRCKGRDRLMLVTDAMPLVGTDDRQFLLQGRQIMLHDNRLTGPDGTLAGAHLTMIEAVRNAVALIGISLIDALIMASRTPAAFLGLGAELGRIAPGYRADLVAFNANFEVVGTWIGGVGSMGEASKASERG, from the coding sequence ATGGACCAGGCTGGTTCTGTCTCTCTCACGATTGCCGCACACCACATCTTTGATGGGACCGACATGCGCGGGCCGGGGTCGGTCAGGATCTCGCAGGGACGGATTGAAAGCATCGGCTTCGATGAGGCAGCCGGGGCCTCAATACGCCTTCCCCGACACGCGATCCTTGCACCCGGATTCATCGACATCCAGGTGAACGGAGGCGGTGGCGTTCTTCTCAACGACCAACCGACGGAGGCCGGCGTTCGGCGCATCGTCGAGGCGCACCGCAAGGCCGGGACCACGGGCTGCTTGCCAACCCTCATCACCGATCGACCCGAGGTCATCGAACGATTGGCCGTAGCAGCTCGGGGGTGCCTCGATATTCCTGGCGTGCTCGGCTTTCATCTGGAAGGTCCGGCCCTCAACAGGTCTCGCAAGGGCATTCATCCGGAAGCCGAGATACGCGTGCCCGATCGGCGCGACCTCGCCGCCATCAAAAGCTTCGGGGACCGCGGCCGCTCCATTGTGACCTTGGCCCCGGAATGCGTGCCCGCGTCCATGATCGACGAATTGATCGGCGCCGGACTGCGTATCGCGGCCGGCCACAGCGACGCCACCGCAGCCGAAATCGGACAGGCGGTCGATCGCGGTGTCTCGGGGGTGACCCATCTGTTCAATGCCATGTCGCAGTTGAACGCCCGAGAGCCGGGCTTGGTGGGTGTCGCGCTGGAGGATGACCGGTTGTTTGCAGGGATCATCTGTGACGGCATCCACGTTGACCGCGCCGGTTTGCGTATTGCCTTCCGCTGCAAGGGACGCGATCGATTGATGCTGGTCACCGATGCCATGCCATTGGTAGGCACGGACGACCGGCAATTCCTGCTGCAAGGACGGCAGATCATGTTGCACGACAATCGCCTGACTGGTCCAGACGGCACACTCGCGGGCGCTCACCTCACCATGATCGAGGCGGTACGCAACGCTGTTGCCCTCATCGGAATCTCCCTGATCGATGCCCTTATCATGGCGTCCCGGACGCCCGCGGCATTTCTGGGCCTTGGGGCCGAGCTTGGACGGATCGCGCCGGGATACCGCGCGGATCTTGTCGCATTTAATGCGAATTTTGAGGTCGTCGGCACATGGATAGGCGGTGTCGGTTCGATGGGCGAGGCGAGCAAGGCTTCCGAGCGAGGTTAG
- a CDS encoding BadF/BadG/BcrA/BcrD ATPase family protein — MGTKGTTYLGIDGGGTRCRARIDENATALGEASSGPSTTRIGVDKAWRSIMEATEAAATQAGLSREDFAQMHAGIGLAGIGRRGAKAALSQIAHPFASVNFISDGLAACLGAHSGADGAIVVAGTGSVGVGLIDGREIRLAGYGFPASDEGSGADIGLQVIRLALRAADRRRDLRASLRRPDANATAGALLAARGRLDLPTPAARERN; from the coding sequence ATGGGAACAAAAGGTACCACGTATCTCGGCATCGATGGGGGCGGAACCCGCTGTCGCGCCCGGATAGACGAAAACGCCACGGCGCTCGGTGAGGCCAGCTCGGGGCCTTCCACGACACGGATTGGCGTCGACAAGGCCTGGCGGTCCATCATGGAGGCCACCGAAGCGGCGGCCACCCAGGCCGGGCTGAGCCGCGAGGATTTCGCGCAAATGCACGCCGGAATTGGCCTTGCTGGCATTGGCCGCCGGGGCGCGAAAGCGGCGCTCAGCCAGATCGCGCATCCCTTTGCGTCCGTTAACTTCATCAGCGACGGCCTCGCGGCCTGTCTTGGCGCCCATAGCGGCGCGGACGGGGCTATCGTCGTGGCCGGCACAGGCTCGGTCGGTGTCGGCCTGATCGACGGCCGCGAGATCCGTCTCGCCGGTTACGGTTTTCCCGCGTCGGACGAAGGCAGCGGCGCCGACATCGGCCTGCAGGTTATCCGACTGGCGCTGCGGGCTGCGGATCGCCGCCGCGACCTGCGTGCCAGCCTGAGGCGTCCTGACGCAAACGCAACAGCCGGCGCGTTACTGGCGGCGCGAGGGCGCCTCGACCTGCCCACGCCGGCCGCCCGAGAGAGAAACTGA
- a CDS encoding aspartate kinase has translation MSNHPIIVQKYGGVCLETPAKIRAVARSLADLHGRGHRVVAIVSAMGTTTDQLIQMAYQVSPTPNRRELDMLLTTGERISMSLMSMALSDLGVPAISFTGSQAGVMTDDSHSSARILDVRPIRVREELDRGRVVVLAGFQGVNAATKEITTLGRGGSDTTAVAMAAALKAERCEIIKEVDGICSADPRVVPDARPLRQVNFASLSEMCFWGAKILHFRSVELAQSQDVPLVLKQWGGVEHSTQVMKEVLGMENGKVLAVNSIARIEHVEIDSSDLNHGFEKLAQHLKQNSLSWPQLLASHFAAGKTSMTLACDMEWLDALSRTLEHAKDLRKRREASSSVSLTCFGGVSSELPFRALQVLRSHGIVPDTYVLSPHSVSLFLPMESREAAVKALHSLVQQT, from the coding sequence ATGAGCAACCATCCCATCATCGTGCAGAAATATGGTGGTGTCTGCCTCGAAACACCGGCGAAGATTCGCGCGGTTGCGCGCAGTCTCGCCGACCTGCACGGCCGCGGTCATCGTGTCGTGGCGATCGTCTCCGCCATGGGTACGACCACCGACCAGTTGATCCAGATGGCGTATCAGGTCAGCCCAACTCCCAACCGCCGCGAGCTCGATATGCTGCTGACGACTGGTGAGCGCATCAGCATGTCCCTGATGAGCATGGCGCTTTCCGATCTCGGCGTGCCTGCGATCAGCTTCACCGGCAGCCAGGCGGGCGTGATGACCGACGACTCCCATTCCTCCGCACGCATTCTGGATGTTCGGCCCATTCGCGTGCGTGAGGAGCTCGATCGCGGCCGCGTTGTGGTGCTGGCAGGATTTCAGGGCGTGAACGCGGCGACCAAAGAAATCACCACACTCGGCCGGGGCGGCAGCGACACCACGGCCGTCGCGATGGCTGCGGCGCTGAAGGCCGAACGCTGTGAAATCATCAAGGAGGTCGACGGAATATGTTCGGCCGATCCCCGCGTCGTGCCGGATGCAAGGCCCCTGCGGCAGGTGAACTTCGCATCCCTGTCGGAGATGTGCTTCTGGGGCGCAAAGATCCTACATTTTCGCAGCGTCGAGCTGGCGCAAAGTCAGGATGTGCCTCTGGTTCTCAAGCAGTGGGGTGGCGTCGAGCACAGCACGCAAGTGATGAAAGAGGTTTTGGGCATGGAAAATGGGAAGGTTCTGGCCGTCAACTCGATAGCTCGCATCGAGCATGTGGAAATCGATTCCAGCGATCTCAATCACGGTTTCGAGAAACTCGCGCAGCATCTCAAGCAAAACAGCTTGTCCTGGCCGCAGCTCCTTGCATCACACTTCGCCGCAGGAAAAACCAGCATGACCTTGGCCTGCGATATGGAGTGGTTGGATGCTCTGTCGCGCACGCTGGAGCACGCCAAGGACCTGCGCAAGCGGCGCGAGGCGTCGAGCTCGGTGAGCCTCACCTGCTTCGGCGGCGTTTCCTCGGAATTGCCGTTCAGGGCATTGCAGGTTCTCAGGAGTCACGGGATCGTCCCCGATACGTACGTGTTGTCGCCGCATTCGGTCAGTCTGTTTCTCCCTATGGAGAGCCGGGAAGCCGCGGTGAAGGCGCTGCATTCGCTTGTTCAGCAAACATAA
- a CDS encoding N-acetylmuramic acid 6-phosphate etherase gives MATEDVDLRFADLDAWPLMSAMEAMWEGQLAAVAAIGHALPSITAATEAAQAALGDHGRLVYVGAGTSGRVAVQDGAELTPTFAWPKERVRFIVAGGDSAFVTSIEGAEDDIDDAVAQINAARLTPHDVVIAVAASGTTPFTVAALQQAGSCGAVTVGVANNPGTALLASAKFSILIETGRELIAGSTRMKAGTAQKVVLNLISSGIMLRLGRVYRGMMVNMQPTNAKLKRRAEAMVVQIAHCDPSHAARSLEQAEGDVKTAALLALGISRTDAETILQDGDGNLRRVFAELATDRDSHRDRHSKAPAPRKRGGAVEP, from the coding sequence ATGGCCACCGAAGACGTCGATCTGAGATTTGCCGACCTTGACGCATGGCCGCTGATGTCAGCGATGGAAGCGATGTGGGAGGGTCAGCTTGCGGCGGTCGCTGCGATCGGTCACGCCCTCCCCTCTATCACCGCGGCGACCGAAGCGGCACAAGCGGCGCTGGGCGATCACGGTCGCCTTGTATATGTCGGCGCCGGCACCTCTGGACGCGTGGCAGTCCAGGACGGCGCCGAGCTGACGCCGACCTTCGCCTGGCCCAAAGAGCGCGTCCGCTTCATCGTCGCCGGCGGAGACAGTGCCTTCGTCACCAGCATCGAGGGTGCGGAGGATGACATCGATGATGCGGTCGCACAGATCAATGCCGCGCGGCTCACACCGCATGATGTGGTGATTGCGGTAGCCGCCAGCGGGACGACGCCGTTCACGGTCGCGGCGCTGCAGCAGGCAGGCTCGTGCGGTGCAGTGACGGTCGGTGTCGCCAACAACCCTGGCACCGCACTGCTGGCATCGGCCAAGTTTTCGATCCTGATCGAGACCGGCCGCGAGCTGATCGCCGGCTCCACGCGGATGAAGGCGGGCACTGCGCAGAAGGTTGTGCTCAACCTGATCTCCTCAGGAATCATGCTGCGTCTTGGGCGGGTGTATCGCGGCATGATGGTGAACATGCAGCCAACCAATGCCAAGCTGAAGCGGCGCGCCGAGGCCATGGTGGTGCAAATCGCGCATTGCGATCCGTCGCACGCGGCACGCTCGCTGGAGCAGGCCGAAGGAGACGTCAAGACGGCGGCCCTTCTGGCGCTGGGTATCAGCAGAACTGATGCCGAGACCATTTTGCAGGACGGCGACGGCAATCTCAGGCGCGTGTTTGCCGAGCTCGCCACGGATCGGGACTCGCATCGTGACCGGCATTCCAAGGCACCCGCGCCACGCAAGCGAGGCGGAGCAGTTGAGCCATGA
- the groL gene encoding chaperonin GroEL (60 kDa chaperone family; promotes refolding of misfolded polypeptides especially under stressful conditions; forms two stacked rings of heptamers to form a barrel-shaped 14mer; ends can be capped by GroES; misfolded proteins enter the barrel where they are refolded when GroES binds): MSAKEVKFGVDARDRMLRGVDILHNAVKVTLGPKGRNVVLDKSFGAPRITKDGVTVAKEIELDDKFENMGAQMVREVASKSADAAGDGTTTATVLAAAIVREGAKSVAAGMNPMDLKRGIDMAVEAAVADLVKNSKKVTSNEEIAQVGTISANGDAEIGKFISDAMKKVGNEGVITVEEAKSLETELEVVEGMQFDRGYISPYFVTNAEKMRVEMDDAYVLINEKKLSQLNELLPLLEAVVQSGKPLIIIAEDVEGEALATLVVNRLRGGLKVAAVKAPGFGDRRKAMLQDIAILTGGQAISEDLGIKLENVTLNMLGRAKKVMIDKENTTIVSGAGKKADIEARVAQIKAQIEETTSDYDREKLQERLAKLAGGVAVIRVGGATEVEVKERKDRVDDAMHATRAAVEEGILPGGGVALLRASEHLKGIRTKNDDQKTGVEIVRKALSYPARQIAINAGEDGSVIVGKILEKDQYAYGFDSQTGEYGNLVSKGIIDPTKVVRVAIQNAASVAALLITTEAMVAEVPKKNTGAGGMPPGGGGMGGMGGMDF, translated from the coding sequence ATGTCAGCCAAAGAAGTCAAATTCGGCGTCGATGCCCGCGACCGCATGCTCCGCGGTGTCGACATCCTCCACAATGCGGTGAAAGTGACGCTCGGCCCGAAGGGCCGCAACGTCGTGCTCGACAAGTCGTTCGGCGCTCCCCGCATCACCAAGGACGGCGTCACCGTCGCCAAGGAAATCGAGCTCGACGACAAGTTCGAGAACATGGGCGCCCAGATGGTGCGCGAAGTCGCCTCAAAGTCCGCTGACGCGGCTGGCGATGGCACTACCACTGCGACCGTCTTGGCGGCTGCGATCGTCCGTGAAGGCGCCAAGTCGGTTGCCGCGGGCATGAACCCGATGGATCTGAAGCGCGGTATCGACATGGCTGTGGAGGCCGCGGTCGCCGACCTCGTCAAGAACTCCAAGAAGGTCACCTCGAACGAGGAGATCGCCCAGGTCGGCACCATCTCGGCTAACGGCGATGCGGAGATCGGCAAGTTCATCTCGGACGCCATGAAGAAGGTCGGCAACGAGGGTGTCATCACCGTCGAGGAAGCCAAGTCGCTCGAGACCGAACTCGAAGTTGTCGAGGGCATGCAGTTCGACCGCGGCTATATCTCGCCCTACTTCGTCACCAACGCCGAAAAGATGCGCGTTGAAATGGATGATGCCTACGTCCTGATCAATGAGAAAAAGCTATCTCAACTGAATGAATTGCTTCCCTTGTTGGAAGCCGTGGTGCAGAGCGGCAAGCCGCTTATCATTATCGCCGAAGACGTCGAAGGCGAAGCGCTCGCGACCCTGGTCGTCAACCGTCTGCGCGGCGGCCTGAAGGTCGCGGCCGTCAAGGCTCCGGGCTTCGGCGATCGCCGCAAGGCCATGCTGCAGGACATCGCGATCCTGACTGGCGGCCAGGCGATCTCGGAGGACCTCGGCATCAAGCTCGAGAACGTGACGCTCAACATGCTCGGTCGCGCCAAGAAGGTGATGATCGACAAGGAGAACACCACGATCGTCAGCGGCGCCGGCAAGAAGGCCGACATCGAGGCGCGCGTGGCGCAAATCAAGGCGCAAATCGAGGAGACCACCTCGGACTACGATCGTGAGAAGCTCCAGGAGCGTCTCGCCAAGCTCGCGGGCGGCGTCGCGGTGATCCGCGTCGGCGGCGCGACCGAGGTCGAGGTGAAGGAGCGCAAGGACCGCGTTGACGACGCGATGCATGCGACCCGCGCGGCTGTCGAGGAAGGCATCCTGCCGGGCGGCGGCGTTGCCCTGCTCCGTGCTTCCGAGCACCTCAAGGGCATTCGCACCAAAAATGATGACCAGAAGACCGGCGTCGAGATCGTGCGCAAGGCGCTGTCTTACCCGGCCCGCCAGATCGCGATCAACGCCGGCGAGGATGGCTCGGTCATCGTCGGCAAGATCCTCGAAAAGGATCAGTACGCCTACGGCTTCGATTCGCAGACCGGCGAATACGGCAATCTGGTCTCCAAGGGCATCATCGATCCGACCAAGGTGGTTCGTGTGGCGATCCAGAACGCGGCGTCCGTCGCAGCGCTCCTGATCACCACCGAGGCCATGGTGGCCGAAGTGCCAAAGAAGAACACCGGCGCGGGTGGCATGCCTCCCGGAGGCGGCGGCATGGGTGGTATGGGTGGTATGGACTTCTAA
- a CDS encoding Spy/CpxP family protein refolding chaperone — MRKFTVAAIAALSIAGSGAVYAQYHRPWMEHFRHIRMNPEDRAAFVDARIAAVHAGLKLNADQEKLWPPVEAAVRDFAKLRIDRANARMNAGPGDADKPEDPVARLRQRAEDMGAASAALKKIADAADPLYKTLDEGQKRRLAMLTRHRGPFGGGEDGPSRHFMERGMDRMMERGMEHFRRDRFDRDDAPDRDREGRL; from the coding sequence ATGAGGAAGTTCACCGTCGCCGCCATCGCCGCGCTCAGCATCGCCGGCTCGGGCGCGGTCTATGCCCAATATCATCGTCCGTGGATGGAGCACTTCCGCCACATCCGCATGAATCCCGAAGACCGTGCCGCCTTCGTCGACGCGCGGATCGCTGCCGTCCATGCCGGGCTCAAGCTCAACGCCGATCAGGAGAAGCTGTGGCCGCCGGTCGAGGCCGCCGTGCGCGACTTCGCCAAGCTGCGCATCGACCGCGCCAATGCGCGCATGAATGCCGGTCCCGGCGATGCCGACAAGCCGGAGGATCCGGTCGCCCGCCTGCGCCAGCGCGCCGAGGACATGGGCGCGGCCTCCGCCGCCCTGAAGAAGATCGCCGATGCCGCAGATCCGCTCTACAAGACGCTCGACGAGGGCCAGAAGCGGCGCCTCGCCATGCTGACCCGTCACCGCGGCCCGTTCGGCGGCGGCGAGGACGGCCCGTCCCGGCACTTCATGGAACGGGGCATGGACCGGATGATGGAACGCGGCATGGAGCACTTCCGCCGCGATCGTTTCGACCGTGACGACGCTCCGGACCGGGACCGGGAGGGCCGGCTCTGA
- a CDS encoding SIS domain-containing protein yields the protein MTTSAMVREIGESADTVAKIVRSRPATRDIAQRIEIGSVPLCVVCGRGSSGHAGVFLRYLVETRLRLPVSASAPSVITAFRTSLMLRDALFIVISQSGRSPDLVAATRSARASGARTIAVVNATSSPVADEAEFVVPIEAGQEHSVAATKTVIGSMAASAGLVAELAQDRALRSALDRLPERLHRALALDWSEIADDLTKASAVFVAARGLALGSAKEIALKLSEILRLPSIGLSAAELQHGPRAALSSRTPVVMMRLMDETAATVDALAEELREQKIALHLCGGPHGSMPWLAEDDPVTDAITMLVPAYRMIEQAACARGFDPDHPPRLSKITETF from the coding sequence ATGACGACTTCCGCGATGGTGCGTGAAATCGGGGAAAGCGCCGATACCGTCGCGAAAATCGTTCGTAGCCGTCCCGCCACGCGCGACATCGCGCAGCGAATTGAGATTGGCTCCGTCCCCTTGTGCGTCGTCTGTGGTCGAGGAAGCTCCGGACATGCCGGGGTTTTCTTGAGATACCTTGTCGAGACGCGGCTTCGCCTTCCCGTTTCAGCAAGCGCTCCCTCGGTGATCACGGCATTTCGCACATCCTTGATGCTGCGCGATGCGCTGTTCATCGTGATCTCGCAATCCGGACGCAGCCCGGATCTCGTCGCGGCGACCAGGTCGGCGCGCGCCTCGGGCGCCCGCACCATTGCCGTCGTCAATGCGACGTCGTCACCGGTGGCTGACGAAGCGGAGTTCGTCGTTCCGATCGAAGCCGGCCAAGAACACTCCGTAGCGGCGACAAAGACCGTCATCGGCTCGATGGCCGCCAGTGCTGGACTGGTTGCCGAGCTGGCGCAAGATCGCGCGCTGCGGTCAGCCCTCGACAGGCTGCCCGAGCGCCTGCACCGTGCGCTGGCGCTCGACTGGTCCGAGATCGCTGATGATCTCACCAAGGCGTCAGCTGTGTTTGTGGCGGCTCGGGGCCTGGCCCTGGGCTCGGCGAAGGAGATCGCGCTCAAGCTTTCAGAAATCCTGCGCCTGCCCTCCATCGGCTTGAGCGCCGCCGAGCTGCAGCACGGGCCACGAGCCGCGCTATCGTCGCGCACGCCCGTCGTCATGATGCGCCTCATGGATGAAACGGCAGCCACGGTGGACGCGCTTGCAGAGGAGTTGCGTGAGCAAAAGATCGCGCTGCATCTCTGCGGCGGACCTCATGGCTCGATGCCCTGGTTGGCCGAGGATGACCCTGTCACCGACGCTATCACCATGCTCGTTCCGGCCTATCGGATGATCGAGCAGGCGGCATGCGCCCGTGGATTTGACCCGGATCACCCCCCTCGCCTGAGCAAGATTACCGAGACGTTTTGA
- a CDS encoding ureidoglycolate lyase produces MNHSPSYTVSLEPLSAEAFRPFGDVVSRPTGERRRYLPTMLNRADEAQTFSLWISGAAAVGQLPLRLTTLERHPYSAQTFVPLGSTRYLAIVCASTPDGGPDLATLRGFIAGPDQIVTYARNVWHHPMTVLDAPMEFAVAMGVTGQQNDDVFFGPDAAVTIVMPPAGS; encoded by the coding sequence ATGAATCATTCTCCTTCGTACACAGTGTCGCTCGAGCCGCTGTCCGCCGAGGCCTTTCGTCCTTTCGGCGACGTGGTTTCGCGCCCGACCGGTGAGCGACGGCGTTACCTTCCGACGATGCTGAACCGTGCCGACGAGGCGCAAACATTCTCGCTGTGGATCAGCGGCGCGGCCGCGGTCGGACAGCTCCCGCTGCGGCTGACCACGCTCGAGCGGCATCCTTATTCGGCGCAGACTTTCGTGCCGCTAGGTTCCACGCGCTATCTGGCCATCGTCTGCGCATCGACGCCGGACGGCGGTCCCGACCTGGCGACGCTGCGCGGATTCATCGCTGGCCCCGACCAGATCGTCACCTACGCACGCAATGTGTGGCATCATCCGATGACCGTGCTTGACGCCCCTATGGAATTCGCGGTGGCGATGGGTGTGACCGGCCAGCAGAACGATGATGTCTTCTTCGGTCCCGATGCCGCCGTCACCATCGTTATGCCGCCGGCAGGTTCGTAG